Genomic segment of Juglans microcarpa x Juglans regia isolate MS1-56 chromosome 7S, Jm3101_v1.0, whole genome shotgun sequence:
TTATTAAAATATAGTAGAATCTGATAGCATTTTAGTTACATGCAGTATGGTAGTACTTGTGGGTTAGCGAGAAGTTTTCTGTACACGTATTGAAGTTTCATTAAAAAGGCAAAAGGCGAATTGAGGTACAGGAAGTAGAGACAATTACCAGACACTCGGTGGGCTAGAAGTAAATGGCTCTATTGTGTATGGGCGGCTTAATTTTCCGCATGAATTTAAGAATTGTTGATACCGAGGGAACCATTAGAAGTATTTTGCAAACAATTTACTGTGCTAAAGGTTAAGAATTGTTGATACGAAAAGGAGCCAGTCGAAATTCTTTGCAAACAACTTACTGTGCTATGGGACCTTCACACCTGTCCCCGCCTCTCCCTTTTGATGCACACTAAGTGCAGTCTAGTTACTCTTATCATTCTTGGGGTTGCAATTTGATGGGACAAATAGCTGAAGCTTTTGGAAGCTGGAGTTGTCTTTTAAGTGTTTGAAAAGTGCAAGTGGGGGGATATCATATCATGCGGAACTTCCTAGTCTCAATTTAGTGACTACATAttctacttataaaataaaaattagtgaCTACCTATACATTTTCTTTGTGCCTCCTTATTTGCGTTTCTTTTGGTGGAGCAGCCTCTGTATGTTAGgataatttcttcttttgtttcgctcatgtatacttcatgtgtacttgggctttgccttctcttttgaataaaacttctttattacctatcaaaaaaatatttcttcttttgttttagttttcatATCAATATTTGTTTAGTAAGATTGTTTATAATCTCAAGGACTGCAAATTGACAATGGAGGAGATCAAGACATCCTTTTCAACACTCTCCTCCTTTGGTCAgcttttatagaatttttttataagtaaaaatttattaatatcaataggcgtaGTCAAATACATTGGAAGTATACaagaagagaaaacacctagctaGGAAGcataaatagatacaaggaaatcatgaaagttaagCCCATGATAAGGAAATTATCCGAACAAAGCCCAAGAGGGAGAAACTAGAAACCTATCCAATAACGAAGCCCGATTGGATGACCATGTGAATGATCCTCCCATCTTTTGCTTCGGACAAAGATGTGCCTCCACTGATCTCTCACTTGGGAACCGGGTAATGTTGAAGCTACCACCAATGCACCAAGGCATGTCCCACCAATCCAGGTTTGGCCCATAAAAGGGCAGCTTCTATAGATTTTGATCGGCTTAGTTTCCATGATTTATTCTCCTTTGGTCAACAGTCCTTGCTTGCCAATGAGTGTCATGATGCCAAATTTGCCATGTGAAAACTTGCTAGCCAGGGGTTTATTTCGGAAAGATCTTGTCCATTATTGATGCCTTGGTAATAGGACGATTCTGCATAGGTAGTTTTCCAATGTTGGAGTTCTCTGTTTGGTGCACAGACAGctagatatataaataattggctGGATTTGAGTtagcttttcttttgttttctggAGAGATGTAGGCATTTCCTTTGTAaacgtcctgtgtacttgggctttgcctattcttggtaataaagtttcttattaattataaaaaaaaaaaaaaaaaaattggctggGTAGTCGAATACAACCAGTATGGTACATTGTTCTCATAAGGTAACTTTTCTTAAAATgtatgaattttgttttttgataggtaaaaaaatgtatgaattaAGATGGTATTGTGCATTGGTATGGATTAAATTACTAActagaaatttatttataaggtATTCTTCCCTCCTGCCACACATACACAACCTGGATGTTGAGTTTTTGAGCATCATTCTATAATCTGCTTTAGTTAGCCGTACGTGGGCATTACTGAGAGTGTGTGGGTACTCTGTAGTCTGTATTCTTTGCATCACGAATTTTATAGAGGGCATTAAGAACTTGACATGATGATAGCATATCCTGAAAAATTTTGGGATTATGGCCTCTTAAGGGTCTTGGAGATCTTTAGGTTTCgttcgtgttttttttttttaacttttaattattatttttttttttacttttttcctaaaaaaaagtaTCCTACCTCCCTTTATTTATCGTCTTATGGTTCTTTATGCCTGTTGACATGTACCGGGCTTTGTGTGTGCCAGGGTGCCATAGAGTTGTATATGTGGAATGTTCTGCTCTCGAAACGAATTTTTCTACCTGTTTTTGAGCTGGCTTCTTGTTTCTGCTCACCATAGTGCAATCACCCttttgattttggaaaaaaagaagaagatatatatatatatatatatatatatttacgaaTACACCGCCTGTTCtacaaattcatcattttttaaaattatctttattttatatttcgtCTTTGTTAACGAGATAGATACAATAGATTATTAGCTTCCAAGCATCGCATTTGTTCTTGATTTGATGGACATGACATATTTATGGATTCTTAGGTTCTTAGGGCATGCCAACACAAGAAATTTCTGGACTAACAGGAGAACCATGTGCTATCGCTTCTCCACTTTGCATAGATTCATTGCATCCGAGTTCCTTTCTGTGGTTGACTTAATACAAAGAAAATCAACAGTTTGTGATATCTTTTGCATTAAATTTCTGTTGACTGTCATTCCCGTTCCTCTTCTCTGAACCGGTCTTATATGTCATTTAGGTTCTGCTTGTGGAAAGCCTTTTGATTCTACAGTGTTTCACTATATGTCTGAGTTGGAAAGGTTTCCACTtgatttcattaattaattttgtgttaGCAGTAAACCCACATGCAGGGATGACATCAATCTTTCTGGTAAGGATTACATCAAAGGATGACATCAATCTGAATCTATAGAACTTTTAGACAGTTTAAAAGTAGCATTTCTGTGGTTGACTTGACATGGATTTGGTACATTCCAGGAACCTCTGCTAAATTATACCTGTGTGTGCACTTCACAAACGATATTCTTTCTTTGtcctttatttttggttttatacCTGTGTGGGCTTTATTGCTGCAGATTTACTCTCTTGGTTTAGTTTGATCATGCCACTTTTTGCTGATAAGTGGCCTTGGACTTGGTCTCCTAATTCATCATAATCATGATTGCTTTAccgtttcactttttttttttttaaagttgtgtcccttatttttcttcatttgggATGCTTCAGTAATGGAGTATGCGTTCTGTCTCTACATTGTGTTACGTATTGGCATTCCTCCAATGAAGTGGATTTTTGGACCCGatcatttgatttgatttgatataattcttTTACAGGCTCGTATTAAGAAGATTATGCAAGCGGATGAGGATGTTGGGAAGATTGCCATGGCTGTTCCTCTTCTAGTTTGTGAGTAATTTGTTAAACTCTTAACACTTTATTCCCTTTATATATCTCTTATTTCTAATTCCCTTTTTTAATGATTCTTTAGTCAGTAGTTCACAGATCTTCTTTCACCTTCaacatttatctttttctttggccttttattcttcatttcatgaaaataatgtTCTGGTTTTCTTATTGTTTATGATACTTATGACCTGTTGTCGTGTAATATGCAGCTAAAGCTTTGGAGCTATTTCTGCAAGATCTATGTGATCACACATATGAAATTACTTTGAAGAGAGGAGCAAAGACCCTGAATTCTTTGCATTTGTGAgtgaaattacattaattaacatttagtttgtaaatatcttttttggGATAGGAATGGTTAAGTTTTTACAGTTCATTGAGTGCCACACTCTGTCCCAATCTTTGAAATACTATTCCTGCACCTCTATGCTTCTACTTGTCATTATTTGAGACAGGCCTTTTGTGAGTTGTATTTTGAATGATTTGGTTGTTTGTACTGTTCCAAATACCTAGAAAGAAAATGGTTTTAGATAtgttaactctctctctctctctctctctctctctcaaacataGGCACAAGTATGACATGCACGTTAGGATATAGGATTCGTTCTTGGTATGGGGAAAGATTATActgtttgttaattttttttttaattagtaaatCTTAGGTGCTCTAATATGATTGATATTTACAGGAAACAGTGTGTCCAGacatttaatgtttttgattTTCTGAGGGATATTGTCAGCAAGGTTCCTGATCTAGGTGGTTTTGATGCTGCTGGTGAAGATCGTTCTGCTGCCAAAAGAAGGTTTGGAAAAACGTTGTTTTGTGACTTTAGGATAGTGAAAAAAATGAGCTATTTTATTAGTaatagttaatactttgattcaTCAGGAAAGTTACTGATGATGACGAAAATGACAGTGATGATGAGTTCAAGAGAACTAGGATGGTAAGATATGCTGCACAACACTCTTGTACTCCAATTCTCATAATCACTTTTGTTTAACACTGTCCAACTTGTTCTTGGTATTTAAGGAGGTGTTCAACGTCTCTTATTATATCTATGTCACATTATCACGCATGACTTATTTGTTAAAGTGTTCAGGCGAGTTTCAACTTGGATGTTTGATGTTCTAGAATCTTTTTTTCCACCTAAACTTCACAAGTGGCTGTGGAATGTATGTCTTGGAACTTTGAATTGGTAAACAAACGATATGACTGGatgagtttttttaaatatgtaatgtaACCGAATACCCATGTATGTAACTCGGAAGATTCCTTTCAAGACAATATCTAATCTGCAAGCATTATCTAATCAGCTTCTGTATTGATATAGAAGATTTTTTGATGAATTATTCCCTTTATTGCAGCAGGAGGCTTGCCACTCAATCAGCAGTGGCAGAGGAAGGGGTAGGGTCAGAGGTAGAGGTTGTGGGCGGGGTAGTCGAACAGTAGAGCAGGAGGTGACTGCACACTCTGGGAAGTTTGAAGATGATTCCGAAATTTCCAAGCACAATCAAGGCCTTGAGAGGCTCAATAATGGGGTAGAAACCGAGGATTCAAAGGAACAAATTCTAGCTAGTAAAGGTGAAGAAGCGCCAATTCGAAATTTTGACTTGAATGTGGTCTTGGATGAGAATGGGGACTTGGAAACTGTAGCTGCTGGCTCCGGCAGTTCATGTGCTGAGCCTGTTCCGGAAACGAAACATGACGAATACCATGGCTGGTCCTTACCTGACATGGAAAAGATGGCCATTGATCCTATTCAACTCGCCAACTTTAGTAGAAGAATAGACGAGGATGAGGAAGATTACGATGAAGAGGGTTGAATGATCATGTGTCAGTACTGGTGTTTGTAGTTACTTACCCCAAATAGGTTGGCAGTTATTTTCAGATGTACAAGTAGATTTCAGGTTAATATCGCTCTGACAGAGGGTTAAGGATTAGGAAATAGGAATATGAACAAACCTGCAAACACCATTCTTGGGTAGAATGAAACCTTAGTTATTTTGGGCATCTTTAGACGTTTGTATTGTATGCTTCTGTATCGTTTAGTGACAGCTTCTAGCCTAGTAGTCTCTTCCTGTAGCAATGGCAGATTTTACATGTTTCAGCAATCAATACTTCCTAATGCTCTTCGTGTGGAGAATCTGGTGGTTGGATGTTGGGTTTCAATCAGAGTTTTAAATACCGTGTCGTACCATTATAAAATGTTAGCATTCAGGATGTATAAACTCTTGAGCCAATAGCCAAAGGTCATTGCTCCATGGACATGCCCTTTCTTTGGAGGCCGCGGTCATGACGAGATGATACATACAGCTAGGGCCGACTCAATAGATTCTAAGGCCTAACGTGATGAGTTTAAAGGAGACCTTTTTTTTATGacagattaattaaataaatgtagagttattaattaaatttttatattcagaTTTTTCTTGTCTCTTATCTAGAAgtgaaaataatactatttataatgtAAAAACTTTGTTATACCTTtgaatattctaaaataaaataaatattaacaaatagCAATAGAATCTGATTAGCAAAGCAATGAATCACTTTATAAGTAAGTTGATATAAGTAGTGAAACGGGTAagtattgaataattttttcaatcagACTGTTTTTCGAAGACAAAAAGCGACTAAGCAACCAATCGATCAACGTCTTCGACACCCTTAAAAAGGCGTTACCTTCCCCCATCGAAGACTTTTTACTAATTAATTGGGTTTCGACCGACCgacctaattattttttaataacctGGACATGATATCCTTCTCGTGCGTTTTAGAATTGATCTATTTTTCAAACATCTGCTATAATTGTTTTAtagaccatgcatgcatgcaacttGAACAAAATAATATCTATGCcagatttcaaataaaattgcAAAAACCTATACCATGCAGCAAGATTATCCcaataagaaatatataatatctatatatacaaaaCTCATGACTATTATATATGAgcataactataaaaaaaaaatataaatatattgatattttaagaaaaagcGGTATTTTGACATGATATCTCTGGCCTGTtactaaaactatatatatacttacatgGTTTCAATGGCGCCTAAAAGTTGAAATGTTGCTAGTACTGGACGTACGGATACCTATCACGAGTAAATTAGATAaagataattatgaaatatatatggaGGGGCAAGGAAATTATAAGATCAGTGTATGAAAATACAATGAGGTTCCGTATAGAATTTTCAATACTCATAAATATTAAGTGTaaccacatattatatatatatatatatatatatatagtactttacAATTTGTACCACACTTTACACTGAAAGTTGAGGTGGCAGCACTGGTAAACCACCCCCTTCCCTAGCCCTAGCACCCCAAATATTTAGCATTGTTCTAGTCACGTACTGCAAATCTATAATAAAGAAAgatgaaatcaaaacaaaaatgatgtgaaaaaaaacaaatttttttttttcgcatcattttttttttaaattttaaatatttaaaaaaaaagaaaaaaatttacaatattattaaacaatactgtcttaatcactaaataaaaaaaaattaaaaataaaatagatcagCAGGAGCTCCAAGCGGGATAATATCTTTCTTGTGACAATATGATCTTTCGTACTGAACAAATTTTAGTGGACTGTCTTTTATAAGGTACTGCTTCATGTGGAAAAATACCTTTTGCGTCTACAGTGTTTGATCACTGTATTATATATCTCTATCTGAGTTGGAAAGATTTCCACATGCATGCAggagaatttataaaaagtagCAATTCTATATATGTTGTAGACAGACTTGACATGATGCgccgaggaaaaaaaaaagacagactTGACATGCATGGGTTTCGTAAATGCCAGGAAGTCTGCTAAATTACACTTTGTGTGTGCACTTCACaaacaatattctttttttgtCCTTTAATATTTTTCGTAAGAGGGAAGCTGGCTGCATGGGGATCGATCGAGGTGGTTTTTACTGTTCTCTTGGCTTACTTTTTGCTTACAAGGGACCTTTGGACTTGGTCCTCTAATTTATTGTACTCATGATTAATGATTGCTATTACTCTTTCACTTTTTGtacaatttcttcattttggaTGCTTCGGTAATTGAGTATGTGCTCGATCTGTCTCTGCGTTGTGTTACATATTGGCATTCCTCCAAGAgtattgggttttttttatctgattattttatctcaattaatataattcttttacaGCCTCATATTAAGAAGTATGAAATATTCTAACTATaaatagattacacaaaagtaattctataaattgatgtgatttaatatAGCTCaccagattataaaattatttttactacgtcagtttatgaaattatttttatataattattttatattctttgcaTTTTGGAGTGAAATTCCATTAATTAACATTtagtttgtaaatatatatatatatatattctttgggATAGATCAAATTATTTAAGAAGTTTTTACGGTTCATTGAGTACCAAACACTGTCCCAATCTTTCAACTACTACGTACTCAAGTGCGCCTATGAGCAAATTTTACTTGTCATTATTTGAGATGGAACTTTTGTAAGGTTGTTTTTCTAATGATATGGTGGTAATTTAATTTGTGCTGTTCCACATCCACGTTACATCGATCCAAAAAGTACAGCTAATCGaagaaaaaagattaataaaatgcTTTGGTTGTGTTTTTCTAACTTTAGGCATTTGGATATTTTGCGTACCATGCaacttttgtgatttttaactttttaaggaaGCATgacttttcttttgtctttatTTTACGTGTTTGGTCATGCATGTCGACACTACTTTAATTTAGTGAATTCCTGGTACGTGCAATATGCATGTGGAGATTTTGGTGGTATAACTGGATGTGCCTAAAGCAGCAAAGCAATTAGTGGATGGATGGATACcctaataaaaagtaaaagtagGTCAGGGGAAAGATCATATCCAAATTATATGATGGTTGGAAATTGATTCTAACCCATTTGAAGGTATATGTTTCCTTTTTGGATTTGTGTTAAGAAATGAGGTTTTTTTAATGTacgaaaaataatatgatacaattgaacATGAGCTTATATAATAAGAAGggtagaaaaattgaaaaataaaatatgtagttacttattttatttacttaaatagaaaaaaaactaagaattgAATAAGCTTCCTATCAggtaacatattatataaatgggATTCTTATTGAAATATGATTCGGATgcatttgcaaaaataaattagattaacttgcatgatatatatatatatatatatatatttattttgcatatatatatatacatattaacttttttttttctttttggttaatAATAAGggtagaaaatttgaaaaataaaatatgtagttacttattttatttagttaaatacaaaaaaatgaagagttGAATAAGTATCCTGAGGtcaaatatataaatggaaTTCTTATTATTTCTCGTACacgaaaaaaataacatttcttaaGCACAATTaatccaacaaaaagaaaaatgaaccaATTTGAATGAGGCAGATGAAGTACTagttcaatatataaattggtGATCTGCATCTTTTCTAGCGATGGGTtttgatcatattattatttCGTCATCTTTTTATATCTAGTTTAGTACTAGTGATAGGCGTATCCGTCCACTagctttttatatatatctagttTACTAGTGATAGGCGTATCCGTCCACTAGCTTTTGATCTCCTTTATAAGGCGTTGAAACTCAGCATGCAAGTAACCACCAAATTCTCCACACGATCGAGGAACATAATTAACAAGTACTACAGGAAGAAACTAGCTACTTTTGTTCCTACGTACGTACCCTAGAATTAATGGTGTTTGGTTATAGTTTCTCTTTTTGTAGCCGACTTGTCTAGTTTCGACCGTCAATGTGAAGGAAGTAGATTCAACTGTTGTAAACTATTGACGATAAgactaattaataaaaaaaaaaaaaattcagtctTGTGCTGTACTGTTGTAAACCTTTTAAACTTGACACATAATGTGTAAAAGTTGGATCAGTGCCTGCCTGCAGCCCTCTCTCCCTTCCACTTTCCTCCATAAAGCAACCTTCTATACCAGCTTACTCCTCTAGATCTCTCCATTTCTGCTACATCAAAATAGCGCAAGAGTTAATTCTTGAAAGGATGCAGGTTTCTGTGGACTTGAGATGGGTATT
This window contains:
- the LOC121240243 gene encoding dr1-associated corepressor-like, translated to MRKKLDTRFPAARIKKIMQADEDVGKIAMAVPLLVSKALELFLQDLCDHTYEITLKRGAKTLNSLHLKQCVQTFNVFDFLRDIVSKVPDLGGFDAAGEDRSAAKRRKVTDDDENDSDDEFKRTRMQEACHSISSGRGRGRVRGRGCGRGSRTVEQEVTAHSGKFEDDSEISKHNQGLERLNNGVETEDSKEQILASKGEEAPIRNFDLNVVLDENGDLETVAAGSGSSCAEPVPETKHDEYHGWSLPDMEKMAIDPIQLANFSRRIDEDEEDYDEEG